Proteins from a genomic interval of Scomber scombrus chromosome 11, fScoSco1.1, whole genome shotgun sequence:
- the LOC133990518 gene encoding cytochrome P450 7A1, whose translation MVVSVALIWAVLVGFCCVLWLAVGTRRRQPGEPEVENGFIPYLGCALQFGANPLQFLRSRQKKYGHIFTCKIAGQYIHFLCDPFSYHSVIRQGRHLDWRKFHFATSVKAFGHDSFDPRHGHTTENLHQTFLKTLQGEALPSLIESMMGHLQDVMLRSDTLSPSKDRWEVDGIFAFCYKVMFESGYLTLFGKEFGEDKSQARQAAQKALVLNALENFKEFDKIFPALVAGLPIHVFKSAYSARENLAKTMNPEDLSKRENVSDLISMRIILNDSLSTFNDLSKARTHVALLWASQANTLPATFWSLFYMIRSPDALKAAREEVQKILEDAGMTVDPSDPSLNMTRDQLDNMPVLDSIINEAMRLSSASMNVRVAKEDFLLHLDNQEAYRIRKDDVIALYPPMLHYDPEIYDDPYEYKYDRFLDDKGQEKTVFYRGGRRLRYFCMPFGSGVTKCPGRFFAIYEIKQFLSLVLSYFDMELLDPATKVPLLDQSRAGLGILQPTYDVDFRYKLKSDH comes from the exons atggtCGTAAGTGTTGCTCTGATCTGGGCAGTGCTGGTGGGATTCTGCTGCGTTCTATGGCTCGCTGTGGGGACACGACGCAG GCAGCCTGGCGAGCCTGAAGTTGAAAATGGCTTCATCCCCTATCTGGGTTGCGCTCTGCAGTTTGGGGCTAACCCTCTCCAGTTCCTGCGCAGTCGTCAGAAGAAGTACGGCCATATCTTCACCTGCAAGATCGCAGGCcagtacatccacttcctgtgTGACCCCTTCTCTTACCACTCAGTCATCAGACAGGGCAGACACCTGGACTGGAGGAAGTTCCACTTTGCTACATCTGTTAAG GCGTTCGGCCATGATAGCTTTGATCCTCGACATGGCCACACCACAGAAAACCTCCACCAGACCTTTCTGAAGACCCTGCAGGGCGAAGCACTGCCCTCCCTGATAGAGAGCATGATGGGGCACCTCCAGGATGTTATGCTGAGGTCGGACACTCTCAGCCCCAGCAAGGACCGCTGGGAAGTGGATGGCATCTTTGCTTTCTGCTACAAG GTGATGTTTGAGTCTGGCTACCTGACTCTGTTTGGTAAGGAGTTTGGCGAAGATAAGTCTCAGGCTCGGCAGGCGGCTCAGAAAGCCTTGGTGCTCAATGCTTTAGAGAACTTTAAGGAGTTTGATAAGATCTTCCCAGCGTTGGTGGCTGGCCTTCCCATCCATGTCTTCAAGAGCGCCTACAGTGCAAGAGAG AACCTGGCAAAGACCATGAATCCTGAAGACCTGTCCAAGAGGGAGAATGTGTCTGATCTGATCTCTATGAGGATCATTCTGAACGATTCCTTATCTACCTTCAATGACTTGAGCAAGGCCAGGACCCACGTGGCACTGCTCTGGGCTTCACAGGCTAACACCCTGCCGGCTACCTTCTGGAGTCTTTTTTATATGATCAG GAGTCCAGATGCTCTAAAAGCAGCTCGTGAGGAGGTGCAGAAAATTCTGGAGGATGCGGGTATGACGGTTGACCCCAGTGACCCCTCACTAAACATGACCAGAGATCAGCTGGACAACATGCCTGTTTTGG ACAGTATCATAAATGAAGCCATGCGTCTTTCCAGCGCTTCCATGAACGTGCGTGTTGCCAAGGAGGACTTTTTGCTTCACCTTGATAACCAGGAAGCTTATCGTATAAGGAAGGATGATGTCATTGCCCTGTATCCACCCATGCTGCACTATGATCCAGAGATCTATGACGACCCATAT GAGTATAAGTATGACCGGTTCCTAGATGACAAGGGTCAGGAGAAAACTGTCTTCTACCGCGGTGGCCGGCGGCTGCGTTACTTCTGCATGCCCTTTGGCTCTGGGGTCACCAAATGTCCTGGCAGGTTTTTCGCCATCTATGAGATCAAGCAGTTCCTGAGTCTTGTGCTGTCGTACTTCGACATGGAACTTCTGGACCCTGCCACCAAAGTTCCACTTCTTGATCAGTCCCGTGCTGGCCTGGGAATCCTCCAGCCTACATATGATGTGGATTTCAGGTACAAGCTGAAATCGGACCACTAG